One window from the genome of Eucalyptus grandis isolate ANBG69807.140 chromosome 7, ASM1654582v1, whole genome shotgun sequence encodes:
- the LOC104454097 gene encoding uncharacterized protein LOC104454097, giving the protein MEARLLVNIFNRFLLHFPGMLRGVTALVLAALSALAYQGIRPPPPKTCGSPGGPPITATRVRLKDGRYLAYKEHGVPRELAEHKIIFVHGSDSCRHDAVIATDVSPAVLEELKVYVLSFDKPGYGESDPDPKRTLKSLALDIEDLADQLGLGTKFYVVGHSMGGQATWGVLKYIPHRLAGAALTAPVINYWWPQFPANLSKEAYNLQPPRDQYALRVVHYAPWLTYWWNTQKWFPASSVVTRAPCILGRQDMELIPKMMERRNEASRVIVRQQGEAESILRDMMIGFGSREFNPMDIENPFPNKEGAVHLWQGDDDRLVPVSLQRHIAQKLSWIQYHELPGAGHFFPYADGMGEAILKALIAGQK; this is encoded by the exons ATGGAGGCGCGCCTATTAGTGAACATTTTCAACAGATTTTTGCTGCACTTTCCAGGAATGCTGAGAGGAGTCACAGCTCTCGTGCTGGCCGCACTGTCTGCATTAGCATATCAGGGCATCCGCCCTCCACCGCCCAAAACTTGTGGCTCTCCAGGTGGTCCGCCCATCACGGCAACCCGAGTAAGGCTCAAGGACGGCCGATACTTGGCCTACAAAGAGCATGGAGTACCGAGAGAATTGGCCGAACACAAGATCATCTTTGTGCATGGCTCAGACTCCTGTAGGCATGACGCAGTGATAGCGACGGATGTTTCTCCG GCGGTTCTTGAGGAATTGAAGGTGTACGTCTTGTCATTTGATAAACCTGGATACGGAGAAAGTGACCCGGACCCGAAAAGGACCCTGAAGAGTCTAGCTCTGGATATAGAAGATCTTGCTGATCAGTTGGGACTGGGGACCAAGTTCTATGTGGTTGGGCATTCCATGGGAGGCCAGGCGACTTGGGGTGTCCTGAAGTATATCCCTCACAG GTTAGCCGGAGCAGCTCTCACCGCTCCTGTGATCAACTACTGGTGGCCCCAGTTTCCCGCCAACCTATCCAAGGAAGCCTACAACTTGCAGCCACCACGGGACCAGTACGCACTCAGAGTGGTTCACTATGCCCCTTGGCTCACCTACTGGTGGAACACCCAAAAGTGGTTCCCCGCGTCCAGCGTCGTCACTCGTGCCCCCTGCATCTTGGGCCGTCAAGACATGGAACTTATCCCCAAGATGATGGAGCGCCGCAATGAAGCA TCACGGGTGATCGTGAGGCAACAAGGAGAAGCTGAGTCGATCCTTCGGGACATGATGATTGGTTTCGGGAGTAGGGAGTTCAATCCTATGGATATTGAGAACCCTTTTCCAAACAAGGAAGGAGCGGTGCATCTGTGGCAAGGCGATGATGATAGGCTAGTCCCCGTTTCACTTCAACGGCACATTGCACAGAAGCTTTCATGGATTCAGTACCACGAGCTGCCTGGTGCCGGGCATTTTTTCCCTTATGCTGATGGGATGGGTGAAGCTATTCTGAAGGCACTTATAGCTGGCCAGAAGTAG